AGACATGAAGTGAGTGTACCTTGCAAGAACCGGAGAAGGGAACTGAAGGGGTGTTGAGATTAGAAGTACATTGAGTTTGTGGTAAGAAAAAGTGTCTGAAAGTCGCAGATTCTGGTtaacaataattaaaaaaagttgaATGATTTTGGCGGGAATGAGGAACAATGGGGGGATTTGGAGGGAACGAGGTACAAAACCAAAGTAATTTGACTATAAGACTTCTGGGTTTAATAAACAAATCTAATCCACTGCTAATGTTGAATTCATCTGATTCATATTGTTATCCAATGAGTGTCTGATTCATATCGGGTGTTTGATTCATATTCGATTATCCAACGAGTGTCTGATTCATGTCGGGTTATCCGGGTGTTTGATTCATATTCGATTCTCCAACGAGTGTCTGATTCATGTCGGGTTATCCAACCAATTCATGTCGGATTCATACCGGGTTACCCAATTGGATCTGATTTTCCCTCCCATTGATGGGAGTGATATATTTGTTCACACAGATTTAACTTAAttcagataaaaaaaaattatgtatattatataaactaCAGCTGATGTTGGAGGGAGATGTATATAATAAGACATTTATTTTCCAAAGGCTTTTAATTACAATACAATGACAAGGAGGAGAAATAATACCGGAACATTTAGACAATTTGCAATACAGTCAGCTAGTATGTCCAAATGAAACTAAGCATACCAAAAGACAAAACAGGATGGAGTAATGTAGCTTCATACCTTCGTTATAACTTACATTATTTATCACtgtataattttgaaaattagggAGTCTAGTTTCAATGATTCATTTAACAAAAAGAATAACAGGATACAATATTGGTGTGCGCTAATGCCTGGTCCAACAAAATGCATTTAAGAAAGTGCTCTCGAactaactattaagaatttatttattaagcaATTTCTTTAAGGCTGTTGACTCCATCTCCACCTCTTTGCTGCCTCCTCCAACACCTTAGCACGCGCTTGACTTTTCCTCGCTTCATCTTCAATCCAAGACCTGCAACATAGATAACATCAGCATTcagcaatatatataattatatatactctCAAAATATCATTAATTTCTCTGACAACTCAAATGGAACTGTTACAAAAGTTTCACATCCAGATTACTAGAATAAGAGAGCAAACCTACTTGCTACTTATTAGCGATATGTATGGTTTTCTGGAAGGGAGTGGTTTTTAATCTTACTATAGTCTAGATTATAAACCAATTCCAAAATCCATGTATAAAACAGATAAATCTGCATTAGGGCTGAGAGATTGCTTATCTCAGTATTAATCAGTCTTATCTCTCTATTAATCAGTTTGTCTGCAACAAAAGAATCTACAGACGGAAATGTTCAAATTTCTTTACAGAATCTACGGAACCAAATAAATAAGATGCGACTCACTCAGCTTTTAACTTTTATACTTTTTAATGCATAAAGATATCGAGTATTCTAGACATGACAGTTTTTAATGCATAAGCTTCTTCACTAAAATATGTAAGAAATACTAGTAAATATTTAAAGCTTACCTAAGTATCCGGACAGCTTCTATTTCTGCCTCTAGTATTGATTTCTGTTCAAGCAGCCCGTCATACTTCGCCTGTAAATCCCCACGCATATTCTGAACGCTCTGCTGCTCATCAATATATTTAGCCCTCTCTATTTCAAGCCTCTCATACATGTCGTCAATCTCTTCTTTTAAACTAGAAAGCAGCTGCTTCTGACAGTCGATGGCTGCTTTCTCTTTCATATACTCAGTTATAATATTCTCTTGAACAGTCTTCTCCTGATCAAGATCCTGCACTGCCACAACATAACTCCTCTCAACCTCAACACCACGATGCTTTTCTTCTTCGAATTTTTTATCCCAGTACCTTTGTATGTCTCCTCTTTCTTGAAGCTCAGACCTTATCTCAACCATTGCCATTTGCTGCGTAGAGAACTCAGCTTCTAGTCTCAATAGCTCAGAGTGGATTGCTCCCTCCATTCTTCCACTCGTCAGTGCTACTGCGGCTTGTGCTGTTGTGCAAGGCTTATTGGGTTGGAATCGCTTGGCCTGTCCTGTATTGTTCAATATGTCATCAACTTTCAGATGACCCACAGTTTAGACTTTATGTTACTGAGCTTTACATAGCTCTAATTTACTaatatgagagagagagagagagagagagagagagagagagagagagagagagagagagagagagagagaccaaaAACTGTTCTGTATATGCTCTTGTCACCAGCAAGCAAGTCCTTGAAAAGTACAACTATTGCATCTGAATTGATCTCCCTTACATCCATATAACCCAAGCTGTTCCTTGATATCTGGACTGTACATTAGTCAGCTTTTAACAGAAAAGCATAACTAATTGTGTGACTACGTAGATGCATGCCCACAAAGTCTATTCATTTTTCCTACCTCTTCACTTAATCCTGGCATGACTTCataatctagcttggctttccaACTTATGAGATCCTGGCGAGATATAAATCTACAGAAGAATTAAGTTTTTTAATGTGAAGACTAAAGCCGAAGTCATCGAGAAGGTAAAAGACGGTATATAGCTACCTAAACACAAATATTATCTGCATTACCTATCAGGGAAAAATTTTACACCTTTTTGCCAACTGGAATCATCCACAGACAGCTTACTTAAAACAATGCCAGCCTCAGCAAGAGCTGAAAAGTCCAAGAACTTGTTATACACTTCATCACTTCTCATATCAAATTTAATAGCTAAAGGCAGTTTACCCCTTACATTGTATGTACAGAAAATCAGGGTCTTCAACACTCACGTCGTCAAATGCAGAGATTGTAGATCCGGAAAGTGCAATAGATGGAACAACCTTATGCTTATTTTTCCTACAACCCATACACCAAATCTCTGGTAAATGTGAGACaattgattataatattaatagattaaAAATTGGATTCCATGCAAGTCATTTACTACCTCTCCAGTAGCAAGTTTGTCCGTGCTAACCATCGTCCATATTCCCTCCTCGTGCACAATTCATCGGCCTTGACAAAATCTTCAACAATCTGTGTACCTTAATTGAAGATGTATTAACAATGCTTAGAGATAAACCTACTGGTCAAATTGATTTTAGGCTTTTAGCACACCGTTTGTTATGGACTATGATTAATAAAATACTCGATGATTGGTTGGTCCTTTAGAAGTAAAATGTTTGTGACTTAATTGTATAGGAAATATACAACTACTTAGTAAAAAAGATTATGACACATGCTGGATCTGAATTCGTAAGAGGGCCCCATAAGTCCATAACCAAACATCAATCAACAAATAATCATGTTTTTTGCCAGGATGGTAATCCACTTATAATACTCATTTTACTAAATTTTGTCCCCATAATAATTTCATGAACATATTTAATTACTTTCTACATCATTTGGGGGGTTACCATATACCACCGTCTCACTAGTTCCATAATCCTAAAGAAAGGAAGTACAAAATTTAAGGATTTCTAAGTCCATAGAATAGTTTAAGAGTGAAATATGATGTAAATTAGAGTAGATTAACTGCTAGTCTGGGATCAAACTTTAATAAAACAAGCACGGCCAATGTGCATTGTATACAGAACATGAACATCACATCAATAtctaaaaagaaacaaaagctATTATTAATCTACAACAAGGTGCATACACGTTTGTGCCTTTAAATGAATaaacacaaaaaaatcaaaacataccTTCAGTTTCTTTAACATAGATAGAGCTTCCTGTTGTATTGAATCCACCGCAACAGGAACTGTGATTCGACCAACATATCCTTCTTCCCTTTTATCATGACTTGTTACTGTAATGTAAAAGAAAACAGGAATGATTTTAGAACAGGAGCATGTACCAAGAGTCAAAGATGTACATTACCAAATTGCTGAGCCTGCTCATATTCAAATTCTAAATAATTTATCTAGTGAATGTTTACAGAAATCTGCCGAGGGTAATGGCAACTGAAAACCAGAGTGATACAAACAGACAAAAAGTTCATACACACACACTCCGTATGGAGTTTCAAACAGTTTATTTTAGGCTTTGGTTGTAATCAGCCCAACATGAGGTTTAGAATCAAAACCTAGCAGCCTATATGTAGCTAGTTCCAGAGATGTCAAGATGACGGTTTTCTCCCTGATTCCAGATTGTTCATGCATGAAAACTGTGGAACTAAAGAATCATGGGGGTATACTGAGTCATACATGATGAAGATGCAGCTTCATAACAACTTATCTAACCGCCATGAAAGAAGAGCTATGTAGTGCCATATCTTTATCATCTAAAACAATATATCAGCTAAATATGCAGAATGTTGACACTTGACAGGGGAGGGGCCCTAATTAACAAAATGATAAAGTACTATTAAATAAATCTGATCATCAATGTTCCTGCAGTGAAGTCATGATCTGCTAACATAATTGACTGATTAATAAAGGGACACATCAAAAAACCTTCAGCACCAACCATGCTTATtgagtcgacgactagtcgacgactagtcgtcgactagtcgGCGAGTCGGTGTTTTGTATTACACGTTGGGCGACTGAGAAGAAAAAGTCGATCGTGGGtcaaacccgacccgacccggtaCTGACCCGGCCCAATAAGAGTTAACCCGACCCATTTTTAACCTACTTACCTTGAGTTTTGAAGCACGCCTCCTCTTGTTTCCTGTTGTTTGAAAAAATCAGCTGCTAATTATCTGGGAGCTCATCAGCGAGGCTGCGAATCCGGTAAGCCatatctctctcctctctctcttctctctctctctcctctcctctcctctcctctcctctctcctcgTCTCTCCTCGTCTTCTCCTCCCTCTTTTCTGtctgttttaatttttagtattCACGTTGTATATACACACGCGACCGTGTGTATATAACGTGTGCAGTACAGTTGTA
This genomic window from Daucus carota subsp. sativus chromosome 7, DH1 v3.0, whole genome shotgun sequence contains:
- the LOC108196541 gene encoding uncharacterized protein LOC108196541 — encoded protein: MRSCLILQSSPLFIPSKTPFLNQRFGFNSPYPSLITCFRPRNPNLFASQLQNLEVSWVSNDPDHKDEYNGWAVSENPVQNKKNKGTFVLVSVGASILALLLVFSLSRKGFQFRSQALRGVILSSENDESIDSDSKAVDASSVDVVTQASSESSSDIVDEAVPSVTSHDKREEGYVGRITVPVAVDSIQQEALSMLKKLKIVEDFVKADELCTRREYGRWLARTNLLLERKNKHKVVPSIALSGSTISAFDDVSVEDPDFLYIQSLAEAGIVLSKLSVDDSSWQKGVKFFPDRFISRQDLISWKAKLDYEVMPGLSEEISRNSLGYMDVREINSDAIVVLFKDLLAGDKSIYRTVFGQAKRFQPNKPCTTAQAAVALTSGRMEGAIHSELLRLEAEFSTQQMAMVEIRSELQERGDIQRYWDKKFEEEKHRGVEVERSYVVAVQDLDQEKTVQENIITEYMKEKAAIDCQKQLLSSLKEEIDDMYERLEIERAKYIDEQQSVQNMRGDLQAKYDGLLEQKSILEAEIEAVRILRSWIEDEARKSQARAKVLEEAAKRWRWSQQP